Genomic segment of Panicum virgatum strain AP13 chromosome 2K, P.virgatum_v5, whole genome shotgun sequence:
AGTGTACTTTCTACGACTCGTTTTGCTTGGTGATGTGAGCAAATGCTCACTCCGCTTTTGGCACGATCCCTTTTGGAATAGGAAGTTCCTGCTTCTATTGCAACAAACATTCTTTTTTCTCAACGTCAACAAAGAATTCAGCCGAGGCGTAATAACCGCGTCGCATGTGACTCAGGCGAGTTGGTCCTGGTTCCCTTGTTTCAAACACAAAGACCGAAGCGTGTTGTGAACCATGGCTTCTTTTTCTTGGTCTTTTGCTACTGATTTGGAATTGGAAGGCATGACAACCCTATAGTAAGCAAACTTTTTAAATGACCTCAAGTGGTGTGGGCAGTTTCCTGCTCTACGGCGTACGCATAGATATACTACGAGGCACTTGCCAGTTGCCCCCACCAGAAAAATTTGCAACTCTACGGCACAGTACAAGCAAGATCGACCCAAGTTGCTTTTAATACTTCAAACTAGATGGATGCATGGAGACATCGCTTCTTTCAGCCATGTTTAGATTATAAGCTAAGTGAAAATTTTCTCACTTTTCGCTTCTCGCAAATTTTTAAAGCGAATTACCATATAAGTGAAAATAAACATAATATTTTTATAGAATTATCGTTTATTTCCACCGATAAGCCGATTataatcaaaaacaaatatgatCTAAGTCTATCAGTCAACGGCTTAATCTTGCTGCCACTCATCGAGTTTCGCTGGGCGTCACCGCAGCCTTCGTTGCCACTCCGTCAAGTGTTGTGAAGCCTGCAGATTGACATGCCTTCGAATGCTGCCATCGCTCTCGCTCTCATACGGAGCTCATCCACAAGACCAGAAGAAGACCATACATGACCATCATTCAAGTCGGTGGATCGGGGGTAGAAGCCTTCCAAATTAAACGACCCCGGGGCTCCGGACCGGCCCATTTCTGCTCACCAATCGAAGCCCCTCCTCCGGCCTATACAGCGGGCCAGGTAAGCCTGCCCACAACCCGAGACAGCCCAGCGTGGGCACGCCAACGTGGACCAGCCCCGACACGCCCGCGCCCTGCCGCCCTCACGTGCATCACGCCCGTACGTCCGCGCCCCGTGGGTCCCATCTCACGTGGCACGCCACCCCCGTCTGGCGTCTGCTGGCTTAGGAGAtgcgcgcctcctccgccgtcgcGCCACGATCCAACGGCTGGCGCTCCGCGCCGCACCGGCCGCGGCTCACGCACTTCGTCCGTCGCTTGCCACGCGGCGGGCGGGCACCGTCCGATATGATCCGACGGCGACTGTTGCGCTAGAGCTGAAacgggaaaaaaaaaagttaaggCGGGTGGATTAGTTAGCGCCAGGCCGCGAGATGGTTAAACCCACACCCACCCGTCGCCACCGCTCGCTCGCCTCTCCGAACGCAAAGCAAGGAACCCAGTTCCTTCCTCTCCTTGCCTGAGCGGCGCGGCACGAGGAGGCTGAGGAGCGGGATGCAGTCGGACGCGTCCacctccccgcggcggcggagcacgagCTGCTACAGCGACAGCGGCGACTCCTCCTGCTCCGAGCCCTTCAGCGAGTGCGGCAGCGACGACCTCTCCTTcacgcccgcggccgccgcgggcatCCACCGCCTGCTGCTGTCctgcgtggcggaggcgtcggaGGACGCCATCTCGTCCCTCATGGCCGAGCTGgagtcgccggcgccgtcgctgGACTCGCTCCGGTGCGCGGCCATGGAGCTCCGGCTGCTGGCCAAGCACAACCCGGACAACCGGGTCCGCATCGCCAAGGCCGGGGGCGTGCGGCCGCTCGTCAAGCTGCTGTCGCACGCGGACCCGCTGCTGCAGGAGCACGGCGTCAcggcgctgctcaacctctccATCTGCGACGAGAACAAGGCGACCATCGTCGAGGCCGGCGCGATACGGCCGCTGGTGCAGGCGCTCAAGTCCGCCGCGTCGCCCGCCGCGCGGGAGAACGCCGCGTGCGCGCTGCTCCGGCTCTCCCagctcgacggcgccgccgcggccgccatcgGCCGCGCTGGCGCCATCCCGCTGCTCGTCTCCCTCCTCGAGaccggcggcccgcgcgggaAGAAGGACGCCGCCACGGCGCTCTACGCGCTCTGCAGCGGCGCCCGCGAGAACCGGCAGCGCGCCGTCGAGGCCGGCGCCGTGCGGCCCCTGCTCGACCTCATGGCCGACCCGGAGTCCGGCATGGTGGACAAGGCCGCCTACGTCCTCCACTCCCTGGTGGGCTCGGAcgagggccgcgccgccgccgtcgaggaagGCGGCATCCCCGTGCTCGTCGAGATGGTGGAGGTCGGCAGCTCGCGGCAGAAGGAAATCGCCACGCTCTCCCTGCTACAGATCTGCGAGGACAACGCCGTGTACCGCACCATGGTCGCCCGCGAGGGCGCCATCCCTCCCCTCGTCGCCCTCTCCC
This window contains:
- the LOC120693193 gene encoding U-box domain-containing protein 4-like, encoding MQSDASTSPRRRSTSCYSDSGDSSCSEPFSECGSDDLSFTPAAAAGIHRLLLSCVAEASEDAISSLMAELESPAPSLDSLRCAAMELRLLAKHNPDNRVRIAKAGGVRPLVKLLSHADPLLQEHGVTALLNLSICDENKATIVEAGAIRPLVQALKSAASPAARENAACALLRLSQLDGAAAAAIGRAGAIPLLVSLLETGGPRGKKDAATALYALCSGARENRQRAVEAGAVRPLLDLMADPESGMVDKAAYVLHSLVGSDEGRAAAVEEGGIPVLVEMVEVGSSRQKEIATLSLLQICEDNAVYRTMVAREGAIPPLVALSQSPSARPKLKTKVESLIEILRQPRSPSLRARPAAVVAAE